The sequence TAAATGAATAATACTTCACTAATTTTTTTGTTGATATTAGTTATATTATTGAAGTTTTGTGCTTTGTTCaacataaatattaaattattttatttgattgaTTTGTCCTAAAAGACGAATAACCCGAACTGAAACTCAGTAGAGATCAAGTCAAAGTTTGAAGTAATACGATACCTGCAACCTTCAAATCCTGGATACGCCTCCGATCACAAATATTACATAACACAcattttatgaataaaattcgATTTCACAATAAAACTACTACCAAATTGGATGAAAAGTATACagttaggggtgttcataaaaacccaaaaaagcAAACCAAATCGACCAAAAAACCCGATATTTTTAGgcttggtttgattttgattttaaattttaaaaatcgatcaaatttggtttgattttaataaaaatataaccgaaaaaaataaaccaaactGACTATAGAAGTAGCctttaaacacacacacacacacacacacacacatataatatataatgtttctaaaattttatggcacatattagtcgtttgtatttagtctagttctttgctattataataatctaattgtttgcatttacattctagtttgattgatagttttcttttgctacgtacaaaaaattattatgttaaaaataattaatttttaattaagtacttaaattattcatcactatttgattcaattatcaccaatatattttggtaaatgatagatttctaaAAGAGCAATTAGTTTAATAGTGTTACATTGAAAATGTAGTCGCCAGAATATGTATTTGGTAGTGTATgcctcatatttaagaaaaaacccgataaataacccaaaaaactaaaaaaatctaCAAAACCGAATCAATAAAAAACCAACTTAatttgtttggtttggtttggttccgaTCCGACTTATTTGTAGGGAtgtcaatggatattcgaaaaccgaCTAAATCGACCGAACCGCACcgcaccgaaccgatttttaccgtaggtttttatataaatttataaccgcaccgataattagggtagttttttattttataaaagtaaatcgaaaaaataccgaaccgtaccgaataaattttacatgtgaaaaatatatttatctagtaagtataaaaataataatgcattaaatttttctttgggccttggaattatgaaaacttttataagtcaacaagtaattaaactcaaaatactaatttctaaaacctattatgctacttctatttaaactaagttatttcaagtatttttattagcaagacacaaagtattatAGCGATTACGAGTAGCAATCTACAATGTTTTGAATATGCTTCCTTTcatatcatctttcatttttttaattcatcaccctttaaatagtaaaaatatctaAAGAGTtgtgctaagtcctataaaagaatgTATGTTATTGCATTTTACTTCTATTGatgaattttacatgatattttaaaaaataccgaaaattaaccgaaccgtactgataccgaagagaaaccgacatgattgatATGGTTTCGAAAAGTTTAATTttagttatacataatagaataactgaaaaattggtatgatacaaattttataaaataaccggccgaaccgaactATTGACACCCCTACTTATTTGGTTTGATATCTTTTTAGAGAAAAACGAATCCAAATCGAATCATTAACACCCTACAGTTATCCAAGCCCTCGAAAAAAATTTACTTCCCGATTTTAACTCAATTCCAATCGAGATTCCAGGAAAATTTAAATAGAAATTGAATATTTTAGGTCTTAATTAATTGCCATGTCGCCATTCAAAGGACGCATCGGGGCATGTGTAATAGTCAAAAAGCAGTTGTATATGTGAGTTACTTAAATGAATGACAcccattctttctttcttttctttttttgttaaagaaagaacaaaaattgCATAATTATAATGCTACCTACTGATAAGTGAATGTCCCCTTTTCCCTGTAAAAATCAACTGTTGTCATAATTTCATTTGTTATTGAGGAGATTGCACATTTACTGTAATTGTGAGTACTTCCTTAATTTGCAACACATTTTGGCTAAAATTGTCAAATTATGCATATTTGTAACACATAATATTACGACTAGTAATTAATTATTGAAATTGGCTTCTTGGGGAAAAAAATAATATTGGAAGGAGCATTAAATAAAAAGGTGTTGTTGAATGTTGATCTAGGAATTtattaaattttgtttttattttcaccTATTAAATTTGGTTTAAATGCACagcaactttgaaataaatctcAAACATAAAGTCTCACTCACGAACCAGTAGATTTATCCAATCCAAtcgaaaaagtaaaagaaagctCCTTATCCAATCTAAAACAAAAAGTCTTAGGCGGGAAAGCCAAgtaaattcaaatttcaaatcctTCCTTATCGTTCCCTTAAATTCCAACAGTacccaaaattcaaaaactaaagaAGGAAAACTGAATGCCCATGTTCAATTCGTGACAATTTCTCAATCTCAGGTATGTTTTGCCTTCcaatttttgctctttttttctttgaatttcgTTGTTTCTCTTCCAATTTTTTGCCTTCTTATTGACTAATGAATAAATagcagagatggattttgataaTATGAAAAGGAAGGAACTACAAGCCCTATGCAAGAAACATGGAATTCCTGCAAATTTAACTAACTTGGAAATGGCCAACAAACTTTCTTCAATTATTAAGGTAATGAgtatttctttttcgttttttgagttaaaatagaaattttgaGTTGTTGGTTAAATTTTTGTTATTATGGTATGGGCAGGTAAATGATGAAAAGCCCTTAACTCAAGGGCGGTCATGTTTAAAGGTTTTCGATGAGGCTGTGAATGATAGAGAGTCTGATGTTGTAAATAGGACACTAAAGAAAGTGAAGTTTAGTCCCGAGAATGAAATTTTCGAGTTCACAAAATTGGTTGAAGTGAAAAGTAGAGGGAGGAGGAAGTCAATGTTGCACAATAACAGCGTGAGTGTTAGGAGTGATGGTGTAAAGATAGGCATTTTGGATAGTCCAGTTAGGGTTACGAGGTCGCGGGGTATGAATTTGGAAGATGGTGTTAGTGAGAAAAAGGGAAGGACAAGGCGTACAAAAGATAACGTACTTTTAGTGAATGAGAGTGAGGATGAAGTTGGAATGACCAAGAGACGATCTTTGAGGAACAAAGAAGTAGTATCAGCACAGGAAAGAAGGGAGGAAAATGAGGGTGTGAATGAAGGTTTAAGGACGAGTAGAAGAGTTAAAGGTGAGATAAATGCTAACAAGAGTGCAGAAGAATTGGATAAAAGGACGAGTGAAAAAGAAATTGATAGGGCAGAGAAGAGGGACAAGAAAGTCACGTTCGCTAGTGATGATCAGATAATGGAGTGCATGAAAGCTGAAACGAAAGCCAAGGAGATGAAAAGAGGAGGGAGAAGGAAATCGATTGCTCATACTCAGACCTCGCATGTCCAAAATGAGGTAGATGCTAAAGTAAGGGACGAGGTTTTGGAGAAGCCAGCAGAACGGATAACAAGGTCTCAGAACTTGAAATCAGTTGAGGATTATGTGAGTAACAAAAGGAACCAAACGAGGGGTAACGAAGTTACTGAGAGAAATGTAAAACTGCTTTGTACAGAATTTGTTGAATCTTCAGTTGAAGCTGCCAACAATGAAGTTAAAGTAACCACAAGAAGGTCTCAGCAGAATAAAGTGGTGGAGGAGGCATCCCAAACGGCTTTGAAGAGGTCAAAAAGGCAAGCTACTAAGACGGAGGGTGCAAGATTCACAGTTGAAGCTGCCAATGATGAAGTTAAAGCAACCACAAGAAGGTCTCAGCAGAATAGGGTGGTGGAGGAGGCACCTCAAATGGCTTTGACGAGGTCAAAAAGGCTACATAATAAGGTGGAGGGTGCAAGGTTGACTGATGATATTTCTAAAGATAAGATGGTTACTAGGGACAGGACTAGAAATCAGTCTAACTTGGTTGTAGAAGCTTCGACATCAGAAGTGGTTCCTCAACTTGATGAACAGGTAGAAGTTCCTCTTAGAAGAAGCGATAGGCGCAAATCTGTTTTTCCTTTGGAGAAATTGAGAAGTGATGAGGCTGTGGCTGTAAAGGAGAAAAGAAACTTAAACGTTAAGGATGACGAGATGGAGAATAAAGGTAAAAAAGACGAACCCCTGAGGGCATTGAAGCGGTCAAAAAGGCTTGCTACACAAGTGGAAGACTCAGTATTGGCGAAAGATGATATTGCTGAAAATAAAGTGGTTGATAGAGGCATGACAGCAAGAAACCAATCTAACTTGAAAAGAAACGTTTCTTCAGTGGAGACTCGGTGTAAAACGGACAGGCCAACTGATTCTCAAGGGACAGTTGAAGTGGGTATCACACTTGAAGAACCGGGAGAAGCTCCTGTCAAAAGAAGTAATCGACGCAAATCTGTTGTTTCTTCTTTGGAGAAATTAAGAACTGATGAAGTTGCAGCTGCAAAGGACAAAAGAAATTTAGATGCTAATGATGACAACGTAAGGGTTAAAAGTACAAAAGATGAACCCCAGAAGGCATTGAAGAGATCAAAAGGGCTTGCGCAACAAGTCGAAGATTCTGTACCGGCTAAAGATGATATTGCtgaaaataaagtagaagagagGAGACGCTCTGGAAGGAGTGCTGCTAAAGCCCATGTAGACACCAAGATATTGGACGGTTCAGTGCAAGAAGAAATTGCAGTGGTAAAAGAAGAGAGGAGACGTTCTGAAAGGAGTGCTTCTAAAGCCTATGTAGACACCAAGATATTGGACAGTTCAGTGCAAGAAGAAGTTGCAGTggtaaaagaagagaagagacgTTCTGAAAGGAGTGCAGCTAAAGACAGTCTAGTCACCAAGATATTGGACAGTTCAGTGCAAGAAGAAATTGCTGTGGTAAAAGAAGAGAGGAGACGTTCTGAAAGGAGTGCTGCTAAAGCCAATGTAGTCACCGAGACATTGGATAGTTCAGCGCAGAAAGAAAAACCCGTGGTAAAAGAAGAGAGGAGATGTTCTGGAAGGACTGCTGCTAGTCTCACTCTTGTAACAGTTTCAGATGAAAAGAAGGAAAGTGGTGAGAATAAACTGACAAAGAGAAACTGCACCCCTGTTCCAGAAAAAAGATCTACCAAGAACAAGTTCGCCCTGCTAGATTTAGATTCTCTGAAACAGTCCACAAGTAGAGCAAAAACAAATGTGGAGGCAGCAGCAGTTGATGAAAAGACTATTACTGCTGGAAAGAAGCAGCAGGGTCAACAAAAAAGATCAAATTTGGAAGTAGAAGCTCCTACATCTGAGGACATGGAAATAGTCAGAGAGTCAGACAGTAAAGAGTGTGATATCTCAGGGTCAGAAGGTGCTACGAGCTTCTTAAAATCAGGATTGAATGAGCTTGAAGCTGTTAAAAATGATGTTAATATGGTTTTCGCTGGAAGCAAGGATGAAGCAGTTGCTGACTCGAACACACTAGCTGAAAATCTGAAGGAGAAAGGACCACTTGTAGATGCAAATGCTTCTCCGTCTGAAAATAACTCCACATTTAAATGCCCTCCATTCAGCGATCCATTCAGCTCCAATGGTAGTGTATCTGAACCTTAGTTAATATTATGCATTTTCTTGTGAAGAATGCTAATTCATTCTTTTGTGTTTTGCAGCTAGACCCGATGAGAAAGTAGTTGATGAACTTTTGCAGTCTGACCATGAAGCGCCTCCAAGCAAAGGCCTATGTCCTAGTTCTGTTTTGGCTGATGATGCAATTCCAAAGGACATAACTTCTGACAAGCAGGAGCATGGTGCAATTGCAGCAGATGATGCAGAAGAATTTGATACTGAATTATCTAATGAAGTTATTGATAACTCTTCACTACACCATAGTGATAACATGGAAGAGAACCTTGAGTCTGGCCTTAAAGAACAATCAGAGACTGGATGTATTGTTGATGAAGGAGTAACTTATGGTGAACAGGAGCCTGCAAGCAATTTGGCTGATGATGCAGTTCCAAATGATTCAACTCTTGACAAAAAGGAGCATGGTGCAATTGCAGCGGATAATGCAGATGAATTTGGCACAGGATTATCTAATGAAGTTCTTGATAACTATTCACTAAACCAGAGTGATAATATGGAGGACAACCTTGAGTCTGGTTTCAAAAAACAATCAGAGACTGGATTTATTGTTACTGAAGGAATAGCTTCTGGTGAACAGGAGCTAACTGTAACGAACTATGCCAGAGAGTTTGATGCGGGGTTGTCTAGTAATGTCTCATTGGCCAGTGTAGGTGCTTTCAATCTGAGCAATGAGATGGAAGTTAAAAATTCTGAATCTGGTCCTCCCATGGAAAAAGCAGAAACTGGATTTATTGCTAAATGTGATGGAGATGCACCTACCTTCACAACTCAAGGTGAATTACATGCAGAAGGATTTGCAAAGTTGGAGGAGGCTACTAAGGAATTCTTGCCAATATCTCAACCTGATAATGATGGTATGCTTTGTTAATGTTTGGTTATGAATGTTTCTACCTATTCTTTGCATTTCACTAGCTGTTGACTCAACGTTTGAATGTAGCAGCAGGCCTTTCTAGTGCCGTCACTTTTGAGAAATCTTGTGATCATGGAAAGCAATCAACGTTCAGGCCCAGGAACAGTCTTGATTGTGGTATCCAAACTTCTTCGGAGCTAGCTAAATATAATGAAGGTGAGTACTTGGATGATCAGGAAAACGAACTGGATGAGGGTGTGAGATCCATAGAGTTCGAGGCTACTGAAGGACAAGAAGAGATTATTGATGATGAGCAGCTCAGAAACAGCAATGACAATGAAGACGGGTACTTGGAAGATCAGGAAAATGGACCTGATGAGGGTGCGAGATCCATAGAGTTCGAGGCTACTGAAGGACAAGAAGAGATTATTGATGATGAGCAGCTCAGAAACAGCAATGACAATGAAGACGGGTACTTGGAAGATCAGGAAAATGGACCTGATGAGGGTGTGAGATCCATAGAGTTCGAGGCTGCTGAAGGACAAGAAGACATTATAGATGATGAGCAGCTCAGAAACAGCAATGATCATGAAGACGGGTGCTTGGAAGATCAGTATAATGAACCTGATCAAGGTATGCAGCAGCTTGGACACAGCAATGACAGTGGAGGCTCAGTTGAGGCGGTTGCTTCCGAGAAAACCGTCTCAAGTCCAATAAAAGCAGTTCTAGATTTTCAAGGTAGGTAGTATTTTCTCATCTCATACTGGTCATAGGAATTTCATACGTATTACATTGTGATGCTCTGTTGAAACATAGTAGTATTTTCCCTTTAAGCAAGAGCGACTGTTATGCTCTTCATAATGATTAAACTTTGCAGTTAAGTAATCGAATCTATCCTTTCCTTTTCTCCAATTTGCTTTTGAACTATTGTCATTGACATCTCTTTTAGTTGCAGAAACTGCTGTTGTTGGTGATGACATCGCATTAGAGGACAGTGATGAAGAGAAGCAAGGTAGTTATGATGCTTACTTACCTTCTTGTTCTCTTTAATTTGCTCATTTCTATACCTTCTGTTGCAACAGGTGAAGAACTTAAAGTTTTGTTTGCCACTCCTTGTGATGTTTCACattctaaagaagaatcaaaagcTTCTTTGGAAGGTGATTCAAGgttgaaagaaaataaagttacTTTGGATAAAAAGGTCAACAATAGGGAATTTGATGAGAATCTCAACAGAAGGGGGCAAGGTTAGCTTCAGAATGCTTCTTTTTACATGTGTCATTTGTGTAATTTATTGCTGTAATTCACTTTTAATTCCCGCATTTTGCTATGTGATTTTATGCAGCTTCTTCCGTCAGTGGTAATGATAACTCAAGTCTTCAAAGTTCTGTCCATTGTGATGAACATGGCCAAGGTTAGTCCTGGACTTCTTCTTCCCTAAAGATTATATGTTACTTACAGCTTGATTTTACTATATGTTACAGgagaaattttgaaaagtttgttTGCCACACCATTTGGTGGTGGAAGCAACAAGGTAGAAATAGCAACTTCTATCGAGTTGAATGAGACAAGCAGTCAATACACGCACAGTGGCCATGCAAATGAGAACAGTTAGTTTTTCTTCCTTAATATGATTTCCAAGCCATTTTATTACTTGATTTATGTTCTTTTATGAAGCCCTATTTTGAAATTTAGGTTGTTGAGAACAAGCCAGTTAATGTCATTGCCAATTTGCCTGCAGTTCTTTTTAAATCATCATTCACCATATTCATTAATCACTTTGTAAGTATCTTTTGACATGCAGCTTTTCCCTCTGCAGGCAATGGCTTGACACAATCTGTAACTCCTTTAAAAGACACATCTAATGACGAAGAAGGTATTTCTAAACTCATTTCCTGGTTATGTAAAATTTCATAAAGCATGTCTAACTCATTAACTTGATGCAGCCGGAGAAGAGCTAAAACGTTTGTGTGCTACGCCTTTATTTGTTTCACGATCCATTGGAGGCGAATCTTACCATTTTCAAAGCCAATTGAGTGGAGAAGCAATGACCATGGAAGAAGGACTCGGCTCCAGTGGAAAAAGAAATCCAAGTGTACCTGTCGGTGGATTGATTGAGGACGAGCAAGGTTGGTTCTGAAATCCCTTTCTTTTGATATGATCTTTTGGAAAAACCAGTTTCTGTTTGCCCTCTGGATTTTCTTGGTTGTTCTTCACTTTCTTTTTTGTTCTCTTTGGTTTCTAACATTTGCTTAGAGATGTCCATTGTAACAGGGGAACACCTAAAGAATCTATCTGCCTCACCAATCTCTGTGAAAAGCACTAATGAAGAGACTACTTCTACCAAAGGAAAGTATAGTCAGAGTCATGAAATGGAAACTTTTTGTAGCAGTGGATTAGAAAGAAATGTCGGTGAATGTGAAGATGGACTTGCTGGAGTCGACCAAGGTAGTAAATTATCCCCATTAACCATAATGTATTTAATTGCAGTTTGTGTTTGTGTTAGCTTCTTGTACTAACACCGAAGGCTTATTTTTCTTATAGCTCGTGAAATCTCACATATTGCTGCTTTCAACTATGATGATGGAAGTGAACAAGGTTAGTTCCGAAGTATCTCTCCTCCTATCATCTTCTGTTTGCTGCTTGATTGTGCATATTTAATAGCTTGAATTCCTGATGCACAGAAGATCAACTGAAAATGCCGTTTGCTTCACTCATCAATACCCAGACTCTGAATCAAATGGATGGAACATCAAGAAAGACAGAAGAGCTTTCTACTCAAGGGCTCTCCCATAACACAGGTTTAGCAGTTGCAAATCCAAGTGCTGTGGATCTGTCAGAGTCTGACAGCATACATTCTAAACAATCGGAAGACAATATTACAGAGTCTGAGTGCATTAAAGGATCCAGTTCTCTTGAAGAAGAGAACAACGAAGGTCAGGGTAATATGCTGTCTGCAACATCAGCTAAAAGCATGACTCCATTACGGAAAGATGAGCTTTCATCTCAAGAACCTAAGACAGCAGATGTTGCAATGTCGGGAGAAATGGTTAGAGACCAAGGGATGAATACAAGACCTGAGAGCAGGTTTCAGGAAATGGTTGACATAGAGGAACACGGAACTGATGAAATAGTGGCTGACAGGGATTTGTTGCTAAGAGATACCTCTAAAGCTCTGGAAGAAGACGTTGATGTTGAAATTGCAAACCAAAGCACTTTTGCTGTTATTTCAGAGCCTATATTCAACGATGCTGATTTTTCTGAAGAGCAAATGCTGGAGATTAATAAGAGTAGTCCTGAGTCCAGCAAACCATCTGATGATGTCTACAATGAAGAGAATACTGAAGATCACTTGAAACTGCTGTTTGCTACACCAATCAAAGGAACAAGTCCGTCCAGATTGAGTGAAGCTTCTACTTGTCAACTGAAGACAGCAATGATTACAATTGCTTCTGAAATGGTTGGTAGGGAGCCTAAGTGCAAAGGGTTTGAATTTTCTGGAGAGCCAGTAACTGTGGAGATCATTGATGGAAGCTGTGAGAGTAGAAAAGGATCTCGCTTACTCAAGGAGAATGAAGAACAGGTCAAACGAGGGGCTTTGTTTGCTACACCATCCAAAAGCGCAAGTCCGCTTCAATTGGAGGAAAGTTTTGGTTGCCTATTGGATACAACAGAATTAGCTCTCTCGACTAAAGGCATTGATAGCAAGGCTAGGAACAAAAGTCTAGGCTGTCCTTTAAGAACCATGGAAGCAAAAGAAAGTTGTGAGCCTTCTAAAGACAGTGAAGCATTGGAGCACATTGAAAGTTCTCTTCAGGAGCCCGAAATTGAGGAAGCAGTGGCTGGCAAGGATTTGTTGCTAATAGATACCTCTGAATATCCGGAAGAGAATATTTATGTTGAAATTGCAAACAAAAACACTTCAGCTGTTATTTCAGAGCCTGCATGCGACGATCTTGAATTTTCTGAACAGCAAATGGTGCTGGAGACCCATAAGAGCAGTCCTGAGTCAATCAAACAGTCTGACGCTGTCAATGAAGAGAATAGTGAAGATCACTTGAAACTGCTGTTTGCCACACCAAACAAAGGAACAAGTCCTTCCGGTCCCGAGTCCTTCAAACCATATGATGCCATCAATGAAGAGAATAGTGATGATCACTTGAAACTGCTGTTTGCTACCCCAATCAAAGGAACAAGTCCTTCCAAATTGGATGAACATTTTACTTGTCAATTGAAGACAGCAA is a genomic window of Nicotiana tabacum cultivar K326 chromosome 16, ASM71507v2, whole genome shotgun sequence containing:
- the LOC107832317 gene encoding uncharacterized protein LOC107832317 isoform X10; this translates as MDFDNMKRKELQALCKKHGIPANLTNLEMANKLSSIIKVNDEKPLTQGRSCLKVFDEAVNDRESDVVNRTLKKVKFSPENEIFEFTKLVEVKSRGRRKSMLHNNSVSVRSDGVKIGILDSPVRVTRSRGMNLEDGVSEKKGRTRRTKDNVLLVNESEDEVGMTKRRSLRNKEVVSAQERREENEGVNEGLRTSRRVKGEINANKSAEELDKRTSEKEIDRAEKRDKKVTFASDDQIMECMKAETKAKEMKRGGRRKSIAHTQTSHVQNEVDAKVRDEVLEKPAERITRSQNLKSVEDYVSNKRNQTRGNEVTERNVKLLCTEFVESSVEAANNEVKVTTRRSQQNKVVEEASQTALKRSKRQATKTEGARFTVEAANDEVKATTRRSQQNRVVEEAPQMALTRSKRLHNKVEGARLTDDISKDKMVTRDRTRNQSNLVVEASTSEVVPQLDEQVEVPLRRSDRRKSVFPLEKLRSDEAVAVKEKRNLNVKDDEMENKGKKDEPLRALKRSKRLATQVEDSVLAKDDIAENKVVDRGMTARNQSNLKRNVSSVETRCKTDRPTDSQGTVEVGITLEEPGEAPVKRSNRRKSVVSSLEKLRTDEVAAAKDKRNLDANDDNVRVKSTKDEPQKALKRSKGLAQQVEDSVPAKDDIAENKVEERRRSGRSAAKAHVDTKILDGSVQEEIAVVKEERRRSERSASKAYVDTKILDSSVQEEVAVVKEEKRRSERSAAKDSLVTKILDSSVQEEIAVVKEERRRSERSAAKANVVTETLDSSAQKEKPVVKEERRCSGRTAASLTLVTVSDEKKESGENKLTKRNCTPVPEKRSTKNKFALLDLDSLKQSTSRAKTNVEAAAVDEKTITAGKKQQGQQKRSNLEVEAPTSEDMEIVRESDSKECDISGSEGATSFLKSGLNELEAVKNDVNMVFAGSKDEAVADSNTLAENLKEKGPLVDANASPSENNSTFKCPPFSDPFSSNARPDEKVVDELLQSDHEAPPSKGLCPSSVLADDAIPKDITSDKQEHGAIAADDAEEFDTELSNEVIDNSSLHHSDNMEENLESGLKEQSETGCIVDEGVTYGEQEPASNLADDAVPNDSTLDKKEHGAIAADNADEFGTGLSNEVLDNYSLNQSDNMEDNLESGFKKQSETGFIVTEGIASGEQELTVTNYAREFDAGLSSNVSLASVGAFNLSNEMEVKNSESGPPMEKAETGFIAKCDGDAPTFTTQGELHAEGFAKLEEATKEFLPISQPDNDAAGLSSAVTFEKSCDHGKQSTFRPRNSLDCGIQTSSELAKYNEGEYLDDQENELDEGVRSIEFEATEGQEEIIDDEQLRNSNDNEDGYLEDQENGPDEGARSIEFEATEGQEEIIDDEQLRNSNDNEDGYLEDQENGPDEGVRSIEFEAAEGQEDIIDDEQLRNSNDHEDGCLEDQYNEPDQGMQQLGHSNDSGGSVEAVASEKTVSSPIKAVLDFQETAVVGDDIALEDSDEEKQGEELKVLFATPCDVSHSKEESKASLEGDSRLKENKVTLDKKVNNREFDENLNRRGQASSVSGNDNSSLQSSVHCDEHGQGEILKSLFATPFGGGSNKVEIATSIELNETSSQYTHSGHANENTFPSAGNGLTQSVTPLKDTSNDEEAGEELKRLCATPLFVSRSIGGESYHFQSQLSGEAMTMEEGLGSSGKRNPSVPVGGLIEDEQGEHLKNLSASPISVKSTNEETTSTKGKYSQSHEMETFCSSGLERNVGECEDGLAGVDQAREISHIAAFNYDDGSEQEDQLKMPFASLINTQTLNQMDGTSRKTEELSTQGLSHNTGLAVANPSAVDLSESDSIHSKQSEDNITESECIKGSSSLEEENNEGQGNMLSATSAKSMTPLRKDELSSQEPKTADVAMSGEMVRDQGMNTRPESRFQEMVDIEEHGTDEIVADRDLLLRDTSKALEEDVDVEIANQSTFAVISEPIFNDADFSEEQMLEINKSSPESSKPSDDVYNEENTEDHLKLLFATPIKGTSPSRLSEASTCQLKTAMITIASEMVGREPKCKGFEFSGEPVTVEIIDGSCESRKGSRLLKENEEQVKRGALFATPSKSASPLQLEESFGCLLDTTELALSTKGIDSKARNKSLGCPLRTMEAKESCEPSKDSEALEHIESSLQEPEIEEAVAGKDLLLIDTSEYPEENIYVEIANKNTSAVISEPACDDLEFSEQQMVLETHKSSPESIKQSDAVNEENSEDHLKLLFATPNKGTSPSGPESFKPYDAINEENSDDHLKLLFATPIKGTSPSKLDEHFTCQLKTAMIATASEMVGKEPRRKGPEFSGEPLTVEIVTGGSSSTKGSCLFKENEEQFKGGPLIATPSKGTSPLQLEESPCCEEDIFKDMDGGKFLSSQEQSFAQYEDRQLLNEMIDDTGEATLNWFQTNDGSVLRETELETQKENDSVPQFELLHEKGEVTEEDALAEGQAHDRQMTSQESPEDEAAKGGSVSDAVCQQPNMLLSDIETENIPQESLRKTDGTSISAESGILDFDAESTTLRSQEKVIITLEETRGDEEQNLEVRNTSNAFQYNTPNNDEDANEISIVWPADKQFHFPEHNVIENVASTRELTASTNECQYDFKEVDLAVQRDRLTVFESNESTSMNVKDSVLTTQMDLPGILCEEALSESDQGKSCEANQQDEFSFDKKEHETTESVVSPSYKSRANISFIEEGFAGEDTLMSEKKIPWLKRKNHLPQQV